The Dehalococcoidales bacterium DNA segment GATACCCCTCATCGGCACCAGCTTCATACCTGAGATGAACAGTAATGTTCTGACTATTCAGATTGAGATGCCGGAGGACAGCAGTTACAGCACTGTTAACGGGGCTACTATCGAGGCAGAAAGCCTGCTGGCAGCCGACCCTGATGTACTGACCTACAGCACAACAATTGGTTCCGGTAGTGGCACCACGGCTATGGTCAGCAGCATCTTCGGCGGCGGAAACGGTAGCAATATCATCGGCATCGAGACTGTTGTTACCCCGAACGCTGATATCGATAAGGTTGCCACGAGACTTTCCGACAGACTTGACGAGATAATCGAGCAGGGTATAGTGAGTACCGCCTCACAGCAAGCCGCCATGTCAGGCCAGATGTCATCCGGACTGGAAATAACAATTCGAGGCGACACGAATGAAGATGTGGTGCTGGCTGGAGAACAGCTTCTTACCAGGCTGGAGTCTGCCAGCCAGGGTGATGGGGTCACGTCAACCGGTAATACGCTAGCTGACCGTCGGCGTGCTGCTCAGGTTAATAGTCTGAAGAGCCTGGCCAACCTGGAAATACAGACAAGCAATGTACAGTCGAGCCTGGTAGTTGAACCCGACCTATCAAAGATGACGACCCTCGGATTATCCCCGGACCAAATGGGACTGTTGCAGCAGGAATTCATGCTGATGGCTCGGGGGACGACCATTGCCGTGGCAAATATAGACGGCACCAATTACGAAATATTCCTTAAAGGCATCATGGGGGATATAACCACCGCAGAGATAGCGAAGAGTCTGATGGTCGGTGCTCCCATTCCAGTTCCTCTCGATAGTATCGCTACCGTGGAGATGGGAGAACGGTTGACCAACATCCGGCGCTACGACCAGAAGATATCTGCAACCATCACAGGCACCGTAGGTCAGGAGAATATCGGGGCAGTTAACATGGCCGTCCAATCTGAGATTGATTCCATGGTTTTCCCATCTGGTATAAAGACAAGCATGGGTGGCATCAGCGAAGATATGCAGGAGAGTTTCTCCGCCATGTTCATGGCCATAGGCATTGCCATCGGGCTGGTCTATGTGGTACTGGTGTTGACTTTCCGTTCGCTGCGCAACCCCCTGATCATAATGGTGAGCTTACCCCTGGCGTCAATCGGTGCCCTGCTCGGACTGTTAGTCACCGGGAATACACTGGGGGTTACGGGCCTTATGGGTGTACTGATGTTGGTCGGTATTGTTCTGACCAACGCCGTCGTCCTGGTAACCGTCGTAGAGCAGTTGCGTAAGACAGGGCTGAATGACATAGAAGCCATAGTACAGGGAGGTGAGACCAGACTCCGTCCCATCCTGATGACTGCGATAACCACAATGATAGCAATGCTGCCGTTAGCATTTGGAGCGGGTGAAGGGGTGTTGATGGCTGCCGAACTGGCCACGGTGGTCATCGGCGGGCTATTCAGTTCCACTCTGCTGACATTGCTGGTCATTCCCGTGATATATGCCATGACGCACCGGGTGCGCCACAGTGATAGTGTCACTGTACCAACATCCGACAGCCAGCAGGCTAATCCATAGCTGATATTGTCATTCGCGTTTCCGGTAGAGCCTTGCTCGGATGGGACAGGCCTTCCAATTTTGGCTGATATCCCTCACGAAGATAGTGTATATTGTATATAGTCGCTGGCTTGAATACGGGTTATGGCAGGTACTGTGGGCCAGTGATATAAGACATGACACAGAGGAGGTAAGATGGCACGAGTTAGTTTCATAGAAAAGGGCCAGGGGCACCCCATGGTTGAGGACCTCTATAAAAAGATAGAGGTAAGGGGACAGCGCATCATCAATCTGTACAAGGTGCTGGGGCACTGCCCGTTCGTCGGCCTGAACTGGCAGCGACTGGGCAATTCTCTGCTTAAGGGCGAGGAACTGCCTCCCAGGTTACGGGAGTTGGCCGTGCTCCGTGTCGGTCACCTGACAGGCTCTAAATATGAATTCACCCAGCATACCGGTATTGCACTTACAGCCGGATTGACCCGGGAGCAGGTTGATGCCATCCCGGACTGGCGGAAGTCAACGGCGTTCAATGACGAAGAGCGCGCTATCCTGGCCTATACCGATGAGGTTGAGCGGGACGTCAAGGTTAAGGACGAGACATTCGCCACCCTGCGCAGCTTCTTCAGCGAACACGTAATTGTCGAACTAACCGTGGCCATAGGATATTACGGCATGGTGAGCCGGTTTCTGGTCGCACTCGACGTCGAGTTGGAGAGCTAGTGTAGTGTCTTACAAATGCCTTTACAGTCCCTGTCATTCTAGCAAGCCTATGAAAAACCCTTTCGACCAACCCCCTGACCCCCTTCCTGTCCAGGAAGGAGCCTTCTGCGGAAGGGGGGAAAGATTATATCTGGGGGACACCCCCAGACCCCTGCCATAGGGGGCTT contains these protein-coding regions:
- a CDS encoding efflux RND transporter permease subunit — protein: MTWITKIALKKRWLTMLIAALVAGASIWAMLTLQMELFPDIELPMTTVITVYPQAQAEEVMETVTIPIEKAIDGIEGLEHITSTSAEGSSVVFVQFAYGTNMDKVNDIIAERLDTLELPQQVRGLPAMMPGMDENPRLFPIDINMMPVVTLSLIGDASPKELQQIADTQLVPELKAIEGVFNVSVEGGAGEKILVSPSVEQMTQSGISMGQLVSALAMQSYESVADVENAFLSPDGPQVKHLAGVSFGPGPGEGINRTNGKPSISISLTKEASANTVTTANAIIDKAAELEATLPSGMELVTIMDQSEYIEGSISDLKNSALVGGGLAIVVVFLFLMAVRASLVTAISIPLSILIGFLVMRFTGITINILTLSAMVIAVGRVIDNSIVILEVIYRHMQLGERFKDAAINGTKEVVVPITSATIATVVIFLPLALVGGIVGEMFIPFALTIAFALIGSLLIALTVVPALSGWLTVKRTGDSVRKPRYLRIYTSVLRWCLGHRVATLVISIFLFLGSLALIPLIGTSFIPEMNSNVLTIQIEMPEDSSYSTVNGATIEAESLLAADPDVLTYSTTIGSGSGTTAMVSSIFGGGNGSNIIGIETVVTPNADIDKVATRLSDRLDEIIEQGIVSTASQQAAMSGQMSSGLEITIRGDTNEDVVLAGEQLLTRLESASQGDGVTSTGNTLADRRRAAQVNSLKSLANLEIQTSNVQSSLVVEPDLSKMTTLGLSPDQMGLLQQEFMLMARGTTIAVANIDGTNYEIFLKGIMGDITTAEIAKSLMVGAPIPVPLDSIATVEMGERLTNIRRYDQKISATITGTVGQENIGAVNMAVQSEIDSMVFPSGIKTSMGGISEDMQESFSAMFMAIGIAIGLVYVVLVLTFRSLRNPLIIMVSLPLASIGALLGLLVTGNTLGVTGLMGVLMLVGIVLTNAVVLVTVVEQLRKTGLNDIEAIVQGGETRLRPILMTAITTMIAMLPLAFGAGEGVLMAAELATVVIGGLFSSTLLTLLVIPVIYAMTHRVRHSDSVTVPTSDSQQANP
- a CDS encoding carboxymuconolactone decarboxylase family protein, translating into MARVSFIEKGQGHPMVEDLYKKIEVRGQRIINLYKVLGHCPFVGLNWQRLGNSLLKGEELPPRLRELAVLRVGHLTGSKYEFTQHTGIALTAGLTREQVDAIPDWRKSTAFNDEERAILAYTDEVERDVKVKDETFATLRSFFSEHVIVELTVAIGYYGMVSRFLVALDVELES